One segment of Anatilimnocola aggregata DNA contains the following:
- a CDS encoding FHA domain-containing protein produces the protein MTTDSVHPDPNLSVLIELLDPTFEKPVKSWSFVGRTSITIGRANDQDVEVSDVYVSRSHAKLSFCDNRWILVSLGRNGVLVENKQVTDYPLECGCKFRLGSGGPFLRMQTSGEQSEGTHTICFDTFPVSMFALDEANLQQEVTQIAGGNYFQTLQEKARELRLRRNST, from the coding sequence ATGACTACAGACAGCGTACATCCGGATCCCAACCTATCCGTGCTGATCGAACTTCTGGATCCGACGTTCGAGAAGCCTGTGAAGTCGTGGTCCTTCGTCGGACGCACGTCCATCACCATCGGCCGAGCCAACGATCAGGACGTTGAAGTTAGTGACGTCTACGTCTCCCGCTCACATGCCAAGCTGTCGTTTTGCGACAACCGTTGGATCTTAGTGTCGCTCGGGCGAAATGGTGTGTTGGTCGAAAACAAGCAAGTCACCGACTATCCGCTCGAGTGCGGCTGCAAATTTCGCTTAGGGAGCGGTGGCCCATTTCTGCGGATGCAGACTTCGGGTGAGCAATCTGAGGGAACTCACACGATTTGTTTCGATACGTTTCCCGTCTCGATGTTCGCTCTGGACGAGGCCAATCTCCAGCAGGAAGTGACCCAAATCGCCGGCGGCAATTACTTTCAAACCTTGCAAGAGAAGGCGCGCGAACTTCGACTCCGCCGCAACTCGACCTGA
- a CDS encoding MinD/ParA family ATP-binding protein, translating into MPKIISTHSFRGGTGKSNTTANLAALTAKAGYRVGIIDTDIQSPGIHVLFQMADGEIKFSLNDYLWGKCAIEDAAYDVTERGLGGGKGGERTKLFLIPSSLKTGEIARILREGYDVALLNDGLQDLLKRLQLDFLFIDTHPGVNEETLLSIAVSDLLLLIVRPDQQDFQGTAVAVELARKLEVPRMVMIVNKVAPGTDFVQLRRDVEELFGTEVGAVLPLSTEMVRNASSGLFCYRYPAHPLTQELVAVVEKIIVS; encoded by the coding sequence TTGCCGAAAATCATCTCGACCCATTCCTTCCGCGGCGGAACGGGCAAATCCAATACCACTGCTAATCTAGCGGCGCTCACGGCCAAGGCTGGCTACCGGGTCGGCATTATCGACACGGACATTCAGTCTCCGGGTATTCACGTGCTGTTTCAGATGGCCGACGGCGAAATCAAGTTCTCGCTGAACGACTATCTCTGGGGTAAGTGCGCAATTGAGGACGCCGCCTACGACGTGACCGAACGGGGGCTTGGCGGCGGCAAAGGTGGCGAGCGGACGAAGCTGTTCTTGATTCCGTCCAGCCTGAAAACAGGCGAGATCGCGCGGATTCTGCGCGAAGGCTACGACGTCGCCCTGCTGAACGACGGCTTGCAGGATCTGCTCAAGCGACTGCAATTAGATTTTCTCTTTATCGATACCCACCCTGGCGTTAACGAAGAGACGTTGCTTTCGATTGCAGTTTCGGACCTGTTGCTTCTGATCGTACGACCTGATCAGCAGGACTTTCAGGGAACTGCGGTGGCTGTCGAATTGGCGCGCAAGTTGGAAGTTCCACGGATGGTGATGATTGTGAACAAAGTGGCCCCCGGAACCGATTTCGTACAACTTCGTCGCGATGTCGAGGAATTGTTCGGAACCGAGGTCGGTGCCGTGTTGCCATTGAGCACGGAAATGGTCCGCAACGCCAGCAGCGGGTTGTTTTGCTATCGTTATCCCGCGCATCCGTTGACGCAGGAATTGGTGGCGGTCGTCGAAAAAATTATCGTTTCGTAG
- the glsA gene encoding glutaminase A — MAAPSDERELDMLLGRMKAAAAPIREVLREIHAKHASNNAGKVADYIPELAKADPRWFGISIATTDGQVFEVGDCKQTFTIQSISKAFVYGLALEDHGLEHVMSKVGVEPTGEAFNAIVLDEESNRPFNPMVNAGAIATADLIKGKDYPERVNRLLAMFSKFCGREVYVDNTVFMSERVTGHRNRAIAHLMRNFGMVGEKMEESLELYFQQCSILVTGHDLAIMGATLANGGVNPLTGERAIQQKYVKYLLGVMLSCGMYDYAGEWAFRVGIPSKSGVGGGIVGVVPGQFGIGVFSPPLDAKGNSVRGVATCRDLADRFGLHCLETGFEGTKLKQMMAATRAG, encoded by the coding sequence GTGGCCGCACCTTCTGACGAGCGGGAATTGGACATGCTGCTGGGCCGCATGAAAGCGGCCGCTGCCCCAATTCGGGAAGTCCTCCGCGAAATTCACGCCAAGCACGCGTCGAACAACGCCGGCAAGGTTGCCGACTACATTCCCGAATTGGCCAAGGCCGACCCGCGCTGGTTCGGCATTTCGATCGCCACAACCGATGGCCAGGTGTTTGAGGTCGGCGATTGCAAACAAACCTTCACGATCCAGTCGATCTCCAAAGCGTTCGTCTATGGACTCGCGCTGGAAGATCACGGCCTGGAACATGTAATGTCGAAGGTCGGCGTCGAACCGACCGGCGAAGCGTTCAACGCCATCGTGCTGGATGAAGAATCCAACCGGCCATTCAACCCCATGGTCAACGCGGGCGCGATTGCAACTGCCGACTTGATTAAGGGGAAGGACTATCCCGAGAGAGTCAACCGCCTGCTCGCAATGTTCAGCAAGTTTTGCGGCCGGGAGGTTTATGTCGACAACACGGTCTTCATGTCAGAACGTGTCACGGGACATCGCAACCGGGCGATCGCGCACTTGATGCGCAATTTCGGCATGGTCGGCGAGAAGATGGAAGAATCGCTGGAACTCTATTTTCAGCAGTGCTCGATTCTCGTCACGGGACACGACCTGGCGATCATGGGGGCCACTCTGGCCAACGGCGGCGTGAATCCACTCACCGGTGAGCGGGCCATTCAACAGAAATACGTGAAATATCTGCTGGGCGTGATGCTGTCGTGCGGCATGTACGACTACGCGGGCGAATGGGCCTTCCGTGTCGGCATTCCGTCGAAGAGCGGCGTGGGTGGCGGGATTGTCGGCGTGGTGCCGGGCCAGTTCGGCATCGGCGTGTTTTCTCCTCCGCTCGATGCCAAGGGAAACAGCGTGCGCGGCGTCGCCACCTGTCGCGACCTGGCCGATCGATTCGGGCTGCATTGCCTCGAAACCGGCTTTGAGGGGACGAAGCTGAAGCAGATGATGGCGGCAACTCGCGCGGGGTGA
- a CDS encoding zinc-binding metallopeptidase family protein produces MATSMTGIFETITKRLAEVWRPTEPLGRGRTYRCQCDRPIFFRNSLCLGCKSVLGYEPETGQLRAIEPGPQPDTWKLPGQTTDTPLWKRCENFDSPAGCNWLVTADDPEPLCLSCRLNRTIPDLDDAQNSRWWRLIENAKRRLVAQLISLGLPVKSKVSEDTEHGVMFDFLRSPAEGPRVLTGHANGLITINVEEADDSIREKTRHDMREPYRTLLGHFRHEIGHYYWDRLIAETPWHEKFRELFGDERQDYAESLQRNYTQGPPADWADRHISTYASVHPWEDWAECWAHYLHVVDSLDTALGFGLRGEDVEAAIEPFSIDDLYDPKAPDAKRVVLLVNSWIQLTTVLNELARSMGQPDFYPFVMSRPVLRKIHFIQIVVKEARVKVAEE; encoded by the coding sequence GTGGCCACCTCGATGACCGGCATTTTTGAGACCATCACCAAGCGCCTCGCCGAAGTCTGGCGGCCGACCGAACCGCTGGGGCGAGGGCGCACGTATCGCTGCCAGTGCGACCGACCCATCTTCTTTCGCAACAGCCTTTGCCTGGGCTGCAAGTCGGTGTTGGGCTACGAGCCGGAGACAGGGCAGTTGCGGGCGATCGAGCCGGGCCCCCAGCCGGACACGTGGAAACTGCCTGGTCAGACCACCGACACACCTCTCTGGAAGCGCTGCGAAAACTTCGATTCGCCCGCCGGCTGCAATTGGCTGGTAACTGCCGATGACCCCGAGCCTCTCTGTCTTTCTTGTCGCTTAAATCGCACCATCCCCGACTTGGACGACGCCCAGAACAGTCGCTGGTGGCGGCTGATCGAAAACGCCAAGCGTCGCCTCGTCGCGCAGCTAATCAGTTTGGGTTTGCCGGTCAAATCGAAGGTGAGCGAAGATACTGAGCACGGCGTGATGTTCGACTTCCTTCGTTCACCCGCCGAGGGACCGCGCGTTCTCACCGGCCATGCCAATGGTTTGATCACCATTAACGTCGAAGAAGCCGATGACTCGATTCGGGAAAAGACCCGCCACGATATGCGCGAGCCCTATCGCACGTTGCTCGGTCATTTCCGTCACGAGATCGGCCACTACTACTGGGATCGCCTGATTGCCGAGACCCCCTGGCACGAAAAATTCCGCGAGTTGTTCGGCGACGAGCGCCAGGACTATGCCGAATCCCTGCAGCGCAATTACACGCAGGGCCCGCCCGCCGACTGGGCCGATCGACACATCAGCACTTATGCTTCGGTGCATCCGTGGGAAGATTGGGCTGAATGCTGGGCTCACTACCTGCACGTGGTCGACAGCCTTGATACGGCCCTCGGCTTTGGGCTGCGGGGCGAAGATGTCGAAGCGGCTATCGAGCCCTTTTCGATTGACGACCTCTACGATCCCAAAGCCCCGGACGCCAAGCGCGTCGTGCTCCTTGTGAACTCCTGGATTCAGCTAACTACCGTGCTCAACGAACTGGCCCGCAGCATGGGGCAACCAGACTTCTATCCGTTTGTCATGTCTCGTCCCGTCCTGCGCAAGATCCACTTCATCCAAATCGTGGTGAAAGAGGCTCGCGTAAAAGTTGCCGAAGAGTAA
- a CDS encoding serine/threonine-protein kinase, with protein sequence MKSTTESPKSSALGEPNTAEVDALVAYDEQLRQGIEIVATGSTDGSDALLPEELTDCLRRLEQVWPRSKPSSSKESLPSAIGRFEIERQLGHGGFGIVYLARDPLLRRKVALKVPRLHVLANESLRERFRREGRATANLDHPNIVPIHELGEGDSVCYIAFAYCEGPSLGEWLKTRSTRVPLETAARIVQQLAEAMHYSHVRGVLHRDLKPNNVLLFPAKAPVGDATALGFVPRIVDFGLARLAEEDLEATGTSGVVGTPLYMAPEQALGDPENVGPAADVYSLGTILYELLSGHPPFQGIAPLEVLDRVRNAEPPSLRTERSDVPRDLETICLHCLEKRPEERYASAEELAEDLRRFIAGSEVRAQPISIWQRALRVCQQPQRIREAGLTVIGTHAAVIASMVMTLYMVQAGNVVQRPDSFSLYSWAPQACLFMFTGHVPMIFIGWMLMRQRLWAAWVSLIAGAAMVFLSLLFIVGFVPAGMTSWDDIPGFRIVYPMMAMVFVLQTAMSTIAVIALKRLRRR encoded by the coding sequence TTGAAATCAACTACTGAATCACCGAAATCCAGCGCACTTGGCGAACCAAACACTGCCGAAGTGGATGCGCTGGTTGCGTATGACGAACAGCTGCGGCAGGGTATCGAGATTGTCGCCACAGGGAGTACTGACGGGAGCGACGCGCTCCTGCCCGAGGAACTGACCGACTGCTTGCGCAGGCTGGAGCAGGTGTGGCCCCGCAGCAAGCCATCGTCGTCCAAGGAAAGTCTGCCATCTGCCATCGGCCGCTTTGAGATCGAGCGGCAACTCGGTCACGGGGGCTTTGGAATCGTCTACCTGGCCCGCGACCCGCTGCTAAGACGCAAGGTCGCACTAAAGGTGCCTCGCTTGCATGTGCTGGCTAACGAGAGCCTGCGCGAGCGTTTTCGTCGCGAGGGGCGCGCGACGGCTAATTTGGACCATCCCAACATCGTTCCAATTCACGAATTGGGTGAGGGAGATTCGGTGTGCTACATCGCCTTTGCCTATTGCGAAGGGCCAAGCCTGGGCGAATGGCTCAAGACCAGGTCGACGCGAGTTCCACTTGAGACGGCAGCTCGCATTGTTCAACAACTGGCTGAAGCGATGCATTACAGCCACGTTCGCGGCGTGCTGCACCGAGATCTCAAACCGAACAATGTGCTGCTGTTTCCTGCGAAAGCGCCTGTTGGAGATGCGACGGCCCTTGGCTTCGTACCGCGAATTGTCGACTTTGGACTCGCAAGACTGGCAGAAGAAGACCTGGAAGCGACAGGAACCAGCGGCGTGGTGGGAACGCCGCTCTATATGGCACCTGAACAGGCACTGGGCGATCCGGAAAATGTCGGTCCTGCGGCGGACGTTTATTCGTTGGGGACGATATTGTACGAGTTGCTCAGCGGGCACCCTCCGTTTCAAGGAATCGCGCCGCTCGAAGTGTTGGATCGGGTGAGAAATGCCGAGCCCCCTTCCCTGCGCACGGAACGAAGTGATGTGCCGCGCGATTTAGAGACGATTTGTCTGCATTGCCTCGAAAAGCGTCCGGAAGAGAGGTACGCATCGGCCGAGGAGCTGGCCGAAGATCTGCGCAGATTTATTGCGGGCAGCGAAGTGCGCGCTCAGCCCATTTCAATCTGGCAACGAGCCCTGCGCGTTTGTCAGCAGCCGCAGCGAATCCGGGAGGCGGGACTCACCGTGATTGGCACACATGCGGCTGTCATCGCCAGCATGGTGATGACGCTGTACATGGTTCAGGCTGGCAACGTTGTTCAGCGTCCAGACAGTTTCAGCTTGTACTCATGGGCACCGCAAGCCTGTCTGTTTATGTTCACGGGTCATGTGCCCATGATCTTTATTGGCTGGATGCTGATGCGGCAGCGCTTGTGGGCGGCTTGGGTTTCGCTGATTGCAGGTGCGGCAATGGTTTTCTTGTCGCTGCTGTTTATTGTTGGCTTCGTGCCAGCTGGCATGACCAGTTGGGACGACATTCCTGGCTTTCGGATCGTCTATCCCATGATGGCTATGGTCTTCGTCTTGCAAACAGCCATGAGCACCATCGCCGTGATCGCACTGAAGCGGCTCAGAAGGCGTTAG